The proteins below are encoded in one region of Roseovarius bejariae:
- the galE gene encoding UDP-glucose 4-epimerase GalE, which translates to MERVLVTGGAGYIGSHACKFLKQAGYEPVTYDNLSTGWRDAVKFGPFEQGELEDRARLDEVFAKYQPVAVMHFAALSLVGEAMEKPGLYWRNNVCGSLTLIEASVAAGCRNFVFSSTCATYGEHDNVVLDEDTPQEPLNAYGASKRAIEDILRDVEAAHDLKSVIFRYFNVAGADPEAEVGEAHEPETHLIPVVLQAIDGQRDKLTIYGTDYDTPDGTCVRDYVHVCDLVDAHILGLKQLEAGKGSAVYNLGTGDGFSVREVMDAARAVTNLEVPFDEGPRREGDATKLVSGSEKAVTELGWRTKRSTMRQMIEDAWRWHKTGGYA; encoded by the coding sequence ATATCGGCTCTCATGCCTGCAAGTTCTTGAAACAGGCAGGGTATGAGCCGGTCACCTATGACAACCTGTCGACGGGCTGGCGCGACGCGGTGAAATTCGGCCCTTTCGAGCAGGGCGAACTGGAAGACCGCGCGCGGCTGGATGAGGTCTTTGCCAAGTACCAGCCTGTCGCGGTGATGCATTTCGCGGCCCTGTCCCTGGTGGGGGAGGCCATGGAGAAGCCGGGGCTGTACTGGCGCAACAATGTCTGCGGCTCGCTGACCCTGATCGAAGCCAGCGTGGCGGCCGGATGCCGGAATTTCGTTTTCTCATCGACCTGCGCCACCTATGGCGAGCATGACAACGTGGTTCTGGACGAGGACACGCCGCAAGAGCCCTTGAACGCTTATGGCGCGTCAAAGCGGGCCATCGAAGACATCCTGCGCGATGTCGAGGCGGCGCATGACCTGAAAAGCGTGATCTTCCGCTATTTCAACGTGGCGGGTGCGGACCCCGAGGCCGAAGTGGGCGAGGCGCATGAGCCCGAAACCCACCTGATCCCGGTGGTTTTGCAGGCAATCGACGGGCAGCGTGACAAGCTGACGATCTATGGCACGGATTACGACACGCCCGACGGGACCTGTGTGCGCGATTACGTGCATGTCTGCGATCTGGTGGATGCGCATATCCTTGGCCTCAAGCAGCTTGAAGCGGGCAAGGGAAGCGCGGTTTACAACCTTGGCACGGGGGACGGGTTTTCGGTGCGCGAGGTCATGGACGCCGCCCGCGCCGTGACCAATCTGGAGGTGCCGTTCGACGAGGGCCCGCGCCGCGAGGGGGACGCCACCAAGCTGGTCTCGGGGTCGGAAAAGGCGGTGACGGAGCTTGGCTGGCGAACCAAGCGATCAACCATGCGCCAGATGATTGAGGATGCATGGCGGTGGCACAAGACAGGAGGCTATGCCTAG
- the ykgO gene encoding type B 50S ribosomal protein L36 codes for MKVKNSLRSLKNRHRDCRVVRRKGRVYVINKTQRRFKARQG; via the coding sequence ATGAAGGTCAAGAACTCGCTCCGCTCGCTGAAGAACCGGCACCGTGATTGCCGGGTCGTGCGCCGCAAAGGCCGCGTCTACGTCATCAACAAGACTCAGCGTCGGTTCAAAGCCCGTCAGGGCTGA